Proteins from a genomic interval of Sphingobacterium lactis:
- a CDS encoding ABC transporter permease/M1 family aminopeptidase, translating into MFSTIFNFEIKRWLKQPVFYVYCAIYFILAFFTTISSLGAFDGITATTSNPVYINSPISIAGFMNSFSTLLYFLLPTIIGAAVYRDYLYNVHTLLFSYPLRKLDYLAAKFLSALTVVTFIALMCLLAFYLGQFYPGINKDLLGPNNLMAYVNGFFITVVPNFILFGSIIFALVTFSRNIYVGFVFVLVLFLLQTLLDSATQNVDNRYLVALFDPFGFQPILYFTRYWSVDEQNVNNLPLSGVLLYNRLIWLGLAAVVLGLVYYKFSFSQLGISFKKAKSGERATKNNFGSIIRIALPKVDINYGFLENIKLAGRLAWVDFKYLLRNWSFIILLIIAFLFVLVVISVSSELFGTITYPVTWQVLLSMNGIYGFFLMIMILLFSGMLVQRSRQTNMFLLIEATAVPNWVLAFSKVIALFLMVWTVSLVTLLNGVVYQVYRGYYNFEFGHYIYELFVLNTLKYTYLIFFALFIQNLFKNYFVGFIVCLIVVIGVPFLSQIGVEQQIFKPNAGPGFSYSDMNGYGDMKSFFAYRFYWILFGLFLFTLTLLLWRRGIIAGVKDKLALMAHRYNAATLVPLALFLVAFLGLGYAIYHETNIKDKHYSSLEQEEMSVEYEKQYGRFLNNPIPRLTDAKVTMDIDPDQRTFVMKADYTYQNKTDRPIDTIFMNLTPDIITKADFGKKAKLVHEDKKIFVNLYKLEQPLMPGETLNINYTLENKPNGFLNDRSPVLRNGTFMNNMIIPVLSYSEQGELQDNRVRKKYGLPEKDRMPDPRDSSKLGNNYISKDADWINFEAIVSTSTDQIAIAPGYLQKEWEKDGKRYFHYKMDAPILNFFAFISAKFEVKKEKYKGKNLEIYYHKGHEFNLDRMMASMKKSLDYYEANFSPYQFNQMRVIEFPQTHGTFAQAFANTVPFSEGIGFIAQVDDKDPNAVDYPYSVVSHEFAHQWWAHQVIGAFAKGSTMMSESLAEYSSLKVLEQTYGKGQMRRFLKDALDQYLMGRSTEFIRENPLMYNENQPYIHYNKGSLVMYAMSDYLGEKAFNTFLKDYTAKVAFQQPPYTTSIEFVDMLRPRVPDSLQYLVKDLFETVTIYDNSVKTAKVKPLANGKYEVEMEFLVSKYRTDPTGKKSYEDAKGTALAFKNGKSTVQSLPLQDYIDLGIYGEQKEKDGFKIDHPIYAKRIKVDKINNKVKVVVDEKPVEVGIDPNNKLVDTDSNDNRFKI; encoded by the coding sequence ATGTTTAGTACGATTTTCAACTTTGAGATAAAACGCTGGCTGAAGCAGCCGGTGTTCTATGTGTATTGTGCGATCTATTTTATATTGGCCTTCTTTACGACCATTTCGAGTTTAGGTGCTTTTGATGGCATTACGGCCACGACTTCCAATCCGGTATACATCAATTCCCCAATCAGTATTGCGGGTTTCATGAACAGTTTCTCTACGTTATTGTACTTCCTGTTGCCGACCATCATAGGCGCGGCAGTGTATAGAGATTACCTGTATAATGTGCATACCCTGTTATTTTCATACCCCTTACGGAAATTGGACTATTTGGCCGCTAAATTTCTGAGCGCCCTCACCGTCGTAACCTTTATTGCACTCATGTGCTTGTTGGCCTTTTATCTGGGACAATTCTATCCAGGTATCAACAAGGATCTGCTAGGGCCGAATAATCTGATGGCGTATGTGAACGGATTTTTTATTACGGTCGTTCCCAATTTCATTCTATTCGGAAGTATCATCTTTGCGCTCGTTACCTTCAGCCGGAATATTTATGTGGGCTTTGTGTTCGTCCTGGTTCTGTTCTTATTGCAGACCTTATTGGATAGTGCAACCCAGAACGTGGATAACAGATACTTGGTTGCCTTGTTTGATCCGTTCGGATTCCAACCGATCCTATACTTTACACGCTATTGGTCGGTGGATGAACAGAACGTCAATAATCTGCCTTTATCGGGTGTCTTGCTCTATAACCGGTTGATCTGGTTGGGGCTTGCTGCCGTTGTCCTTGGGCTGGTATATTATAAATTCAGCTTCTCACAGCTCGGTATTTCCTTCAAGAAGGCAAAATCAGGTGAGCGGGCAACCAAGAACAACTTTGGCAGTATCATTCGTATTGCGCTGCCGAAAGTGGATATCAACTATGGCTTCCTGGAGAATATCAAGCTTGCAGGACGATTGGCCTGGGTGGATTTTAAATACCTCTTGCGGAATTGGAGCTTCATCATTCTGCTGATCATTGCGTTTCTGTTTGTCCTGGTCGTTATATCGGTATCCAGTGAATTGTTTGGCACCATTACCTATCCGGTTACCTGGCAGGTATTGCTTTCTATGAACGGGATCTATGGGTTCTTTCTGATGATTATGATCCTGTTGTTTTCGGGGATGTTGGTGCAGCGTTCCAGACAGACCAATATGTTCCTATTGATCGAGGCAACAGCCGTTCCGAATTGGGTGCTGGCATTTTCCAAGGTTATTGCCTTATTCCTCATGGTATGGACCGTCAGCTTAGTTACGCTATTGAATGGTGTCGTATATCAGGTCTATCGCGGATATTACAACTTTGAATTCGGCCACTACATCTATGAACTGTTTGTGCTGAATACGTTGAAATATACTTACCTTATTTTCTTTGCTCTGTTCATACAGAATCTTTTCAAGAACTATTTTGTCGGATTTATCGTATGTCTAATCGTTGTGATCGGCGTACCTTTCTTGTCGCAGATCGGTGTTGAGCAACAGATTTTCAAACCGAATGCCGGACCTGGATTCAGCTATTCGGATATGAATGGGTATGGCGATATGAAAAGCTTCTTTGCTTATCGTTTTTATTGGATCCTGTTCGGTCTATTCCTATTCACGCTCACCTTATTGTTATGGAGACGTGGGATAATCGCTGGAGTGAAAGATAAGTTGGCTTTAATGGCCCACCGCTACAATGCAGCGACATTGGTACCTTTGGCATTGTTCCTGGTTGCATTCTTGGGGTTGGGGTATGCTATCTATCATGAAACGAACATCAAGGACAAGCATTACTCCTCGCTGGAGCAGGAGGAGATGTCGGTAGAATATGAAAAACAATATGGCCGGTTCTTGAACAATCCTATTCCACGCCTGACGGACGCCAAGGTCACGATGGATATTGATCCCGACCAGCGTACGTTTGTCATGAAAGCGGATTATACGTATCAAAATAAAACCGATCGTCCAATCGATACCATTTTCATGAACCTCACGCCGGATATCATTACGAAAGCTGATTTCGGTAAAAAGGCAAAATTGGTCCATGAGGATAAGAAAATTTTCGTGAACCTTTACAAGCTGGAGCAGCCGCTCATGCCGGGAGAAACCTTAAACATCAATTACACCTTAGAGAATAAACCCAATGGGTTTCTGAATGACCGATCGCCCGTGTTGCGGAACGGAACATTCATGAACAATATGATCATTCCGGTGCTGAGTTATTCGGAGCAGGGTGAACTTCAGGATAACCGCGTGCGTAAGAAATACGGCTTGCCAGAAAAAGACCGGATGCCGGATCCTCGCGATAGCAGCAAACTGGGGAACAATTACATTTCCAAGGATGCGGATTGGATCAATTTCGAAGCCATTGTCAGCACAAGTACCGATCAGATTGCGATCGCACCGGGATACCTGCAGAAGGAATGGGAAAAGGATGGCAAGCGCTACTTCCATTACAAAATGGATGCACCGATTTTGAATTTCTTTGCCTTTATTTCTGCCAAATTCGAAGTGAAGAAAGAGAAATATAAAGGCAAGAACCTGGAAATCTATTACCACAAGGGACATGAGTTCAATCTGGACCGGATGATGGCGTCGATGAAGAAATCCTTGGATTATTACGAAGCCAATTTCAGTCCGTATCAGTTCAACCAGATGCGCGTGATCGAATTCCCGCAGACCCATGGTACATTCGCACAGGCCTTTGCCAATACGGTTCCATTCTCGGAAGGTATCGGATTTATCGCCCAGGTGGATGATAAGGACCCGAATGCCGTAGATTATCCGTACTCTGTGGTTTCGCATGAATTTGCGCACCAATGGTGGGCACATCAGGTGATCGGTGCTTTTGCCAAGGGATCCACCATGATGTCCGAATCATTGGCGGAATACAGTTCCTTGAAAGTGCTGGAGCAGACCTATGGAAAGGGACAAATGCGCCGCTTTTTGAAAGATGCATTGGATCAATACCTGATGGGCAGATCTACTGAGTTTATTCGGGAAAATCCGTTGATGTACAATGAGAATCAGCCTTACATTCATTATAACAAGGGATCGTTGGTGATGTATGCCATGAGCGATTACCTGGGTGAGAAGGCGTTCAATACCTTCCTGAAGGATTATACCGCGAAAGTTGCTTTCCAACAGCCACCATATACCACATCGATTGAGTTCGTGGATATGCTGCGCCCTCGCGTGCCGGATAGCCTTCAATATCTGGTGAAGGACCTTTTTGAAACGGTCACCATATACGATAACAGTGTGAAGACCGCAAAGGTGAAGCCTTTAGCGAATGGTAAATATGAAGTCGAGATGGAATTCTTGGTATCCAAGTACAGAACTGACCCAACGGGTAAGAAAAGCTATGAAGATGCCAAAGGAACAGCATTGGCTTTCAAAAACGGAAAATCAACGGTGCAATCCCTGCCTTTACAGGATTATATAGATTTGGGAATCTATGGCGAACAAAAGGAAAAAGACGGTTTCAAGATCGATCATCCTATTTATGCCAAACGGATCAAGGTTGACAAGATCAACAACAAGGTTAAGGTGGTGGTTGATGAGAAGCCGGTTGAGGTCGGCATTGACCCAAACAACAAGCTTGTCGATACCGATTCCAATGATAATCGTTTTAAAATTTAA
- the nadC gene encoding carboxylating nicotinate-nucleotide diphosphorylase, protein MEKEFKDKLVHFVQEALVEDVGAGDYTSLSTIKEDQLGQAQLLVKELGILAGVDVAAEIFHQLDSDMEFEQLISDGSAVRPGDIAFRLKGNIHTILKGERLVLNIMQRMSGIATQTSKYVLAVAGTKAKVLDTRKTTPLLRFLEKKAVEIGGGVNHRFGLYDMILIKDNHVDYAGGISEAVKAAFAYKKLNDLGIQIEVEVRNFEELQEVLALPTVDRVMFDNFTPAQVQEAVAMVDGRLVTEASGGIKLETIADYAKAGVDYISVGALTHTVKSLDLSLKAKLI, encoded by the coding sequence ATGGAGAAAGAGTTCAAAGATAAACTAGTACATTTTGTACAAGAAGCACTTGTAGAGGATGTAGGGGCAGGGGATTATACTTCCTTATCTACCATAAAAGAAGACCAATTAGGACAAGCACAATTGTTGGTTAAAGAACTTGGCATTCTAGCCGGTGTTGATGTCGCTGCTGAGATTTTCCATCAGCTGGATAGCGACATGGAATTCGAGCAACTTATTTCGGACGGTTCCGCGGTACGCCCTGGCGACATCGCTTTTCGTTTAAAGGGCAATATCCATACGATCTTAAAAGGGGAGCGCCTGGTGCTCAACATTATGCAACGTATGTCCGGCATTGCCACCCAAACATCGAAATATGTTCTTGCCGTTGCTGGTACCAAAGCCAAGGTGCTGGACACGCGTAAGACCACACCATTGCTGCGTTTCCTGGAAAAGAAAGCCGTTGAGATCGGAGGTGGTGTAAACCATCGCTTCGGACTGTACGACATGATCCTGATCAAGGATAACCATGTGGATTATGCAGGCGGTATCTCTGAAGCGGTAAAAGCGGCATTCGCCTACAAAAAACTAAATGATTTAGGTATACAGATTGAAGTAGAAGTACGTAATTTTGAAGAGCTTCAAGAAGTGTTGGCCTTGCCAACGGTCGACCGCGTCATGTTTGACAACTTTACGCCAGCGCAGGTACAGGAAGCTGTAGCGATGGTGGATGGTCGATTGGTAACGGAGGCTTCGGGCGGTATTAAGTTGGAAACCATTGCGGATTATGCGAAAGCAGGTGTAGATTACATTTCCGTTGGTGCCCTAACGCATACCGTTAAGAGCTTGGATTTGAGTTTGAAAGCTAAACTTATATAG
- a CDS encoding ABC transporter ATP-binding protein translates to MTELKISNLTKTYNNGVKALDNVNLEIGPGMFGLLGPNGAGKSSLMRTIATLQRPDSGSIQFGDIDVLQDNNALRRVLGYLPQEFGVYPNLSAEDLLHYFADLKGISKKSDRNKIVQEVLEITNLYDFRNKSVSGYSGGMKQRFGIAQMLLNNPKLIIVDEPTAGLDPAERHRFLNVLREIGAQHTVIFSTHIVDDVRELCHELAILNGGKVLFRGTSQAGTDALEGKIWKKKISREEFEAHNAQYNIISSNYNQDNSLNIRVYQDQQPHESFGPATPILEDVYFVTLKSDSVHV, encoded by the coding sequence ATGACGGAGCTTAAAATTAGTAACCTGACTAAAACCTATAACAATGGCGTTAAAGCGCTAGATAACGTGAATTTAGAGATTGGTCCGGGCATGTTTGGTCTTCTTGGGCCAAACGGTGCTGGAAAATCCTCGCTGATGCGCACGATAGCCACCTTGCAACGCCCAGATTCGGGCAGCATTCAATTCGGAGACATCGATGTTCTTCAGGATAACAATGCTTTGCGCCGCGTATTGGGTTATCTTCCTCAGGAGTTTGGCGTGTATCCCAATCTGTCTGCCGAGGACCTGTTGCACTATTTTGCCGATCTAAAGGGGATCAGCAAAAAGTCTGACCGCAATAAAATTGTTCAGGAGGTTCTGGAAATCACCAATCTGTATGATTTCCGCAATAAAAGCGTGAGTGGCTATTCCGGAGGGATGAAACAACGTTTTGGGATCGCCCAGATGTTATTGAACAATCCGAAATTGATTATTGTCGATGAACCCACAGCGGGATTGGACCCGGCAGAGCGTCATCGTTTCTTGAACGTACTCCGTGAAATTGGTGCACAACATACCGTGATCTTCTCCACGCACATCGTGGATGACGTTCGTGAGCTCTGCCATGAATTGGCGATTTTGAACGGGGGTAAGGTGCTGTTCCGCGGCACATCGCAGGCCGGTACGGACGCACTGGAAGGTAAGATTTGGAAGAAGAAAATCAGCCGTGAAGAATTTGAGGCACATAATGCACAATACAATATCATTTCATCGAACTACAATCAAGACAATAGCCTAAATATCCGGGTTTATCAGGATCAGCAGCCACATGAATCCTTTGGACCAGCCACGCCTATCCTGGAAGATGTCTATTTTGTAACCCTAAAGTCGGATAGCGTTCATGTTTAG
- a CDS encoding M48 family metallopeptidase: protein MKRIFKYTSMVLLGATLFGCATSAITGRKYLKLVDSQTINDQASLAYKDFLSKNGSKVVTGTSAATQVKRVGNNIAMAANQYLKQLGVADQYNFNWEFNLINSDQVNAWCMPGGKVAVYTGILPVAQNDAGLATVMGHEIAHAIEEHSVAQYSNAMAAQFGAQVIGAAGAISNSKYTGLFNQLYGIGYQVGSLSFSRKDELAADKAGLILMAMAGYDPRESVKFWERMAAGKSGKNPEWLSTHPSDARRISQLQALIPEAMKYYKK, encoded by the coding sequence ATGAAACGAATTTTTAAATATACATCCATGGTGTTGCTGGGAGCCACCCTATTCGGATGTGCCACCTCAGCGATTACGGGTCGCAAGTACCTGAAATTGGTGGATTCACAAACAATCAACGATCAGGCTTCATTAGCATATAAAGATTTCTTGAGTAAGAACGGTTCCAAGGTTGTTACCGGTACATCTGCAGCAACGCAGGTAAAACGCGTAGGTAACAATATTGCCATGGCTGCCAATCAATATTTAAAACAATTGGGGGTTGCGGATCAATATAACTTCAACTGGGAATTTAATTTGATCAACAGTGACCAAGTGAATGCATGGTGTATGCCAGGTGGAAAGGTAGCTGTATATACAGGTATTCTTCCTGTTGCGCAGAATGATGCAGGTCTGGCTACGGTAATGGGTCATGAGATTGCCCACGCTATTGAAGAGCACTCTGTTGCACAATATTCCAATGCAATGGCCGCACAGTTTGGCGCTCAAGTGATCGGTGCTGCAGGCGCGATCAGCAACAGTAAATATACCGGTCTGTTCAACCAGTTGTATGGTATCGGTTACCAAGTGGGTTCATTGAGTTTCTCTAGAAAAGATGAGCTTGCTGCGGATAAAGCAGGATTGATCTTAATGGCTATGGCAGGATATGATCCACGTGAGTCGGTGAAGTTCTGGGAAAGAATGGCCGCTGGTAAATCGGGTAAAAACCCTGAATGGTTGAGCACCCACCCTAGTGATGCGCGTCGTATCAGCCAATTGCAGGCGTTGATTCCAGAAGCAATGAAATACTACAAAAAATAA
- a CDS encoding AAA family ATPase: MNIQDLIIKDKEQIAIQDVFLSEENRAKIEQLIKEHRYVSELKEYGLPVTNKVILFGSSGCGKTTTAKAIANTLDKNLIILNLSNVINSKIGETSQNVKQVFDRAARDKAVLFLDEFDQLGKARGEDDNDVGEMRRLVNSIIQQIDYLPDDVLLICATNHVEIIDHALMRRFQVRIHYAMPDQQALDAYYDTLLARFPEELHPQQRVYGLSFAEAKDNLFAVVKSNLIKKLDMKGRML, translated from the coding sequence ATGAATATTCAGGACCTGATCATTAAGGATAAAGAGCAGATCGCAATTCAGGATGTTTTCCTGTCGGAAGAGAATAGGGCGAAAATAGAACAATTGATCAAAGAGCATCGGTATGTCAGCGAGTTGAAGGAATACGGTTTGCCGGTAACCAATAAAGTGATCCTATTCGGAAGTTCCGGATGCGGAAAGACAACAACGGCCAAAGCCATTGCCAATACCCTGGATAAAAACCTGATCATTCTCAACCTGAGCAATGTTATCAATTCCAAGATCGGGGAGACCTCACAGAACGTGAAGCAGGTATTCGATCGGGCGGCACGCGATAAAGCCGTACTTTTTCTGGACGAATTCGATCAATTGGGAAAAGCAAGGGGAGAGGATGATAATGACGTTGGAGAGATGCGCAGGCTAGTAAACTCCATTATCCAACAGATCGATTACCTTCCTGATGATGTCCTGCTGATCTGTGCCACCAACCATGTCGAGATCATTGACCATGCCTTGATGCGCAGATTCCAGGTTCGGATTCACTACGCCATGCCGGATCAACAAGCGCTCGATGCTTACTACGATACTTTACTGGCCAGATTCCCGGAAGAACTTCACCCGCAGCAACGGGTTTACGGATTGTCATTTGCCGAAGCCAAGGATAACCTCTTTGCCGTTGTCAAATCCAACCTGATCAAGAAATTGGACATGAAGGGCCGTATGCTATAA
- the gpmI gene encoding 2,3-bisphosphoglycerate-independent phosphoglycerate mutase, with product MSSEQNKVALLILDGLGYGKKDNSNAVLAADTPFLDELLATYPNSKLEASGEAVGLPEGQMGNSEVGHMNLGAGRIVYQELGRINKAARDGVFNEDATIQSAFDYAKANGKKVHFIGLLSDGGVHAHINHLKSLCDAAKHANLTDEQVFIHAFLDGRDTDPNGGVGYVQALEEHLTHSVGTIASAIGRYYAMDRDNRWERVKEAYDLLTKGIGTASNNLLASIEQSYADGVTDEFVKPIVMVDADGKPKAKIEDGDVVICFNFRTDRGREITLALTQQAFPDYDMYPLSLYYVTMTAYDDTFQNIKVIFHKDNLSQTLGETLSEQGKSQVRIAETEKYPHVTFFFSGGREEQFPGERRLLVPSPKVATYDLQPEMSAYTIADTICKDMVENGPDFICLNFANPDMVGHTGVFEAVVKAVETVDACTRRVVETGIQNGYSFIILADHGNSEFMLNDDGSVNTAHTTNLVPCILIDKDFKHIKDGKLGDIAPTVLQMLHLPIPTEMTGNVLVY from the coding sequence ATGAGTTCTGAACAAAATAAAGTAGCCCTATTGATCCTGGACGGACTAGGCTACGGTAAAAAAGATAATTCAAACGCTGTTTTAGCTGCAGATACCCCATTTTTAGATGAACTGCTTGCAACCTATCCTAACTCCAAACTTGAAGCATCCGGTGAAGCTGTCGGTCTGCCTGAAGGGCAAATGGGCAACTCCGAGGTTGGCCATATGAACCTGGGCGCAGGTCGTATCGTCTATCAAGAATTGGGTCGAATCAATAAGGCTGCTCGCGATGGTGTCTTCAATGAGGATGCAACGATACAGAGCGCTTTTGACTACGCAAAAGCCAATGGTAAGAAAGTACATTTCATCGGTTTATTATCCGATGGTGGTGTCCATGCACATATCAATCACCTGAAGTCACTTTGTGATGCAGCTAAGCACGCCAACCTGACTGACGAACAAGTTTTTATACATGCCTTCCTGGACGGCCGTGATACCGATCCGAATGGTGGTGTAGGTTATGTCCAAGCGCTTGAAGAGCACCTCACCCATTCCGTAGGAACCATTGCATCGGCCATCGGCCGGTATTATGCCATGGACCGTGATAATCGTTGGGAGCGCGTGAAAGAAGCGTATGATCTCTTGACGAAAGGAATCGGTACGGCATCAAATAACCTGTTAGCTTCCATCGAACAATCCTATGCTGATGGCGTAACGGATGAATTCGTTAAACCTATTGTAATGGTAGATGCGGACGGCAAGCCAAAAGCAAAAATTGAGGATGGCGATGTGGTCATCTGTTTCAATTTCCGGACAGACCGAGGTCGTGAAATCACCTTGGCACTTACACAACAGGCTTTCCCAGATTATGATATGTACCCCTTATCGTTGTATTATGTGACGATGACGGCCTATGACGATACCTTCCAGAACATTAAAGTGATCTTCCATAAGGACAATCTTTCCCAAACTTTGGGCGAAACTCTTTCCGAACAAGGAAAATCACAGGTGCGTATTGCTGAGACAGAGAAATATCCACATGTTACCTTTTTCTTCTCCGGTGGCCGCGAAGAGCAATTCCCTGGTGAGAGAAGACTGCTGGTACCATCTCCTAAAGTGGCGACGTATGACCTGCAACCCGAAATGAGTGCATATACCATCGCAGATACCATCTGTAAAGATATGGTGGAAAATGGACCGGATTTTATCTGTTTGAACTTTGCCAATCCGGATATGGTTGGACATACGGGTGTTTTTGAGGCCGTTGTAAAAGCTGTCGAAACTGTAGATGCTTGCACAAGACGCGTGGTGGAAACGGGTATCCAAAATGGTTACTCCTTTATTATCCTTGCCGACCATGGTAATTCCGAATTTATGTTGAATGATGACGGTTCGGTCAATACCGCTCATACGACCAACTTGGTGCCGTGTATCTTGATCGACAAGGACTTCAAACACATCAAGGATGGAAAATTAGGCGATATCGCACCGACAGTATTGCAAATGCTCCATCTTCCGATCCCAACCGAAATGACAGGCAATGTATTGGTCTATTAG
- a CDS encoding GNAT family N-acetyltransferase, giving the protein MEIKQYVSTDYTPLMEVWESAVRATHDFLKPEDFNFFQAAIPNEYLPNLAIYILEDAGIKAFAAVSGTALEMLFVHADVRGKGYGGKLLQFAIAELGIQEVDVNEQNEQAVGFYRKYGFRQVGRLEKDGAGKDYPILQLSL; this is encoded by the coding sequence ATGGAGATAAAACAATATGTAAGTACCGATTATACCCCGTTAATGGAGGTGTGGGAATCCGCGGTCCGCGCTACGCATGATTTCTTAAAACCGGAGGACTTCAACTTCTTCCAAGCTGCAATCCCGAATGAATACCTGCCGAATTTGGCTATATATATCCTGGAGGATGCAGGGATCAAGGCTTTTGCTGCTGTCTCAGGCACGGCGCTGGAAATGTTGTTCGTCCATGCAGATGTCCGAGGTAAGGGATATGGAGGAAAGCTCCTGCAATTTGCGATCGCCGAACTTGGCATTCAGGAGGTGGATGTCAATGAACAGAATGAGCAGGCCGTGGGGTTTTACAGAAAGTATGGATTTCGGCAGGTCGGACGGTTGGAAAAGGACGGCGCAGGTAAGGATTATCCCATTTTACAGTTATCTTTGTAG
- the plsY gene encoding glycerol-3-phosphate 1-O-acyltransferase PlsY — protein sequence MVSIYLVGIVILAYLFGSIPTAVWFGQAFYGVDVREYGSGNAGATNTFRVLGKKAGSIVMFVDILKGWTATNLPYLLDSSIVGTHDGPQFVNVQLALGVIAVLGHLFPIFAGFRGGKGVATLFGMVLAIHWPAALMCVSVFLLVLFITHYVSLSSIMAGFTFPFSIAFIFKTTVPSILLYGIAICALILVTHQKNIERLLKGKESKIYLFKKKTQV from the coding sequence ATGGTATCAATATATCTGGTCGGAATAGTCATCTTAGCATACCTTTTTGGATCTATCCCCACAGCGGTTTGGTTTGGTCAGGCGTTTTATGGAGTGGACGTGCGGGAGTATGGAAGTGGGAACGCGGGCGCAACCAATACGTTTCGGGTTTTAGGGAAAAAAGCGGGATCTATAGTGATGTTCGTCGATATTTTGAAAGGATGGACAGCGACAAATCTCCCTTATCTGCTGGACAGTTCCATCGTCGGGACGCATGATGGTCCGCAGTTCGTCAATGTGCAGCTTGCACTGGGCGTAATCGCGGTACTGGGACATTTATTTCCCATTTTTGCGGGATTCCGAGGGGGGAAGGGGGTAGCAACGCTATTTGGTATGGTGCTCGCCATCCATTGGCCTGCTGCACTGATGTGCGTATCGGTATTTCTATTGGTGTTGTTCATTACCCATTATGTATCCCTGAGTTCCATCATGGCCGGTTTTACCTTTCCTTTTAGCATCGCCTTTATCTTTAAAACAACGGTTCCTTCCATACTACTCTACGGAATTGCCATTTGTGCCCTAATTCTGGTTACCCATCAGAAAAATATCGAACGCTTGCTGAAAGGCAAGGAGTCCAAGATATATTTGTTCAAGAAAAAAACGCAAGTTTAA
- a CDS encoding adenine phosphoribosyltransferase: protein MIEEQLKKFIRDIPDFPQPGIVFKDITPLLQQPELVKLAVAEFVKKLEGVEIDVIAGIESRGFLFGFLLAQAMNKPFVPIRKQGKLPFHTISESYKLEYGQATIEMHEDAIQEGTKVLMHDDLLATGGTVVAASKLVEKLGGEIAAYSFVISLDFLQSAGRLTRFSDKIISLIHYD, encoded by the coding sequence ATGATAGAGGAACAATTAAAGAAATTCATCCGCGATATTCCGGATTTCCCACAACCAGGGATTGTATTTAAGGATATCACCCCCTTATTGCAGCAACCGGAGCTGGTGAAATTGGCAGTGGCAGAATTCGTGAAGAAATTGGAAGGTGTGGAGATCGATGTGATCGCAGGTATTGAAAGTCGCGGCTTTCTGTTCGGATTTCTTTTGGCGCAGGCCATGAACAAGCCTTTTGTGCCGATCCGTAAGCAGGGAAAGCTTCCTTTCCATACCATTTCGGAATCCTATAAATTGGAATATGGACAGGCGACCATCGAGATGCACGAAGATGCCATCCAAGAAGGTACCAAAGTACTGATGCACGATGACCTCTTGGCTACCGGTGGAACCGTCGTAGCGGCAAGTAAGCTCGTGGAGAAGTTGGGTGGTGAAATTGCTGCCTATTCCTTTGTGATCAGTTTGGATTTTCTGCAGAGCGCAGGCCGATTGACGCGATTCTCCGATAAGATCATTTCGCTGATCCATTACGATTAG
- a CDS encoding DUF4783 domain-containing protein, whose translation MLQQVKGFKVIIAQIAIMVMLFPMVAFANWQGDVGSQLLTALKSNNSKNVGNFFGQNVSLSIKNESGYYSKFQAEVILGDFFRTTKATDVKQVQRTGKNSSNFYIVYQMATGQGSYRVFVKFTQVGGDALITELRIE comes from the coding sequence ATGCTACAACAGGTAAAAGGTTTTAAGGTAATAATTGCGCAGATCGCCATCATGGTGATGCTCTTCCCTATGGTTGCTTTTGCCAATTGGCAAGGCGATGTAGGGTCACAGCTCCTTACGGCCCTAAAATCCAACAATTCCAAAAATGTAGGTAATTTCTTCGGCCAGAACGTTTCACTTTCCATCAAGAATGAATCGGGATATTATTCCAAATTCCAAGCGGAAGTGATTCTCGGTGACTTTTTCAGAACCACCAAAGCAACCGACGTAAAGCAAGTTCAACGAACAGGCAAGAACAGCTCAAACTTTTATATTGTCTACCAAATGGCCACAGGACAGGGCAGCTATCGTGTGTTCGTTAAATTTACACAAGTTGGTGGGGATGCACTAATTACAGAGCTTCGTATCGAATAA